From a region of the Streptacidiphilus albus JL83 genome:
- the dut gene encoding dUTP diphosphatase yields the protein MSHDPVDVLLRRLDPELPAPAYAHPGDAGADLRTTVDAELAPGERAVLPTGVAIALPDGYAAFVHPRSGLAARCGLALVNAPGTVDAGYRGEIKVIVVNLDPRERVVFRRGDRIAQLVVQRVEKVRFHEVEELPGSARAEGGFGSTGGHGAVSIPVAGQEISSVPDREGQ from the coding sequence GTGAGCCATGACCCCGTGGACGTGCTGCTGCGCCGTCTCGACCCGGAGCTGCCGGCTCCCGCGTACGCCCACCCGGGCGATGCCGGGGCCGATCTGAGGACCACGGTCGACGCCGAGCTGGCCCCGGGCGAGCGGGCGGTGCTCCCCACCGGGGTCGCCATCGCCCTGCCGGACGGCTACGCGGCCTTCGTGCACCCGCGGTCCGGGCTCGCGGCCCGTTGCGGTCTGGCGCTCGTGAATGCCCCTGGAACGGTCGATGCCGGGTACCGTGGTGAGATCAAGGTGATCGTCGTCAACCTCGACCCGCGCGAGCGGGTGGTCTTCCGCCGTGGGGACCGGATCGCCCAGCTGGTCGTCCAGCGGGTCGAGAAGGTCCGCTTCCACGAGGTGGAGGAACTGCCGGGGTCGGCGCGTGCCGAAGGAGGCTTCGGGTCGACGGGCGGCCATGGCGCGGTTAGCATCCCCGTGGCCGGGCAGGAAATCTCATCGGTACCCGACCGGGAAGGACAGTGA
- a CDS encoding ferrochelatase gives MSYAPVPNAAPYDALLLLSFGGPEGPEDVVPFLENVTRGRGIPRERLAEVGQHYFLFGGVSPINEQNRELLDALRTDFAGHGLDLPVYWGNRNWAPYLADTLREIAAAGHRRLLVLATSAYANYSGCRQYRENLAGALTGLRAEGAPGAEGLRVDLLRRFYNHPGFVGPMIENTLAALAELPEGVRAGARLAFTTHSIPTALADSSGAPGDPARGEPGGAYVAQHLEVARLVAEAVAEATGVADRPWELVYQSRSGAPHIPWLEPDICEHLAAVHAEGAEAVVMVPIGFVSDHMEVRFDLDTQAREEAEKLGLPVSRARTVGADPRFAAAVRELVLERAASSRGERPERCALGRLGAGHDLCPVGCCPAARNAAPAAAGADWTD, from the coding sequence ATGTCATACGCGCCTGTCCCGAACGCCGCCCCCTACGACGCCCTGCTGCTGCTCTCCTTCGGCGGTCCGGAGGGCCCCGAGGACGTGGTGCCGTTCCTGGAGAACGTCACCCGGGGGCGGGGCATCCCCCGGGAGCGGCTGGCCGAGGTCGGCCAGCACTACTTCCTGTTCGGCGGGGTCAGCCCGATCAACGAGCAGAACCGCGAGCTGCTGGACGCGTTGCGGACGGACTTCGCCGGGCACGGCCTCGACCTGCCGGTCTACTGGGGCAACCGGAACTGGGCCCCGTACCTGGCGGACACCCTGCGCGAGATCGCGGCGGCGGGCCACCGGCGGCTGCTGGTGCTGGCCACCAGCGCCTACGCCAACTACTCGGGCTGCCGGCAGTACCGGGAGAACCTGGCGGGCGCGCTGACCGGGCTCCGGGCCGAGGGTGCGCCCGGCGCCGAGGGGCTGCGGGTGGACCTGCTGCGCCGCTTCTACAACCACCCCGGCTTCGTCGGGCCGATGATCGAGAACACCCTGGCCGCGCTGGCGGAGCTGCCCGAGGGCGTGCGCGCGGGCGCGCGGCTGGCGTTCACCACCCACTCGATCCCCACCGCGCTGGCGGACAGCTCGGGCGCCCCCGGCGACCCGGCCCGGGGCGAGCCCGGCGGCGCCTACGTCGCCCAGCACCTGGAGGTGGCCCGGCTGGTCGCCGAGGCGGTGGCCGAGGCCACCGGCGTCGCCGACCGGCCCTGGGAGCTGGTCTACCAGAGCCGCAGCGGCGCCCCGCACATCCCGTGGCTGGAACCCGACATCTGCGAGCACCTGGCGGCGGTCCACGCCGAGGGCGCCGAGGCCGTGGTGATGGTGCCGATCGGCTTCGTCTCCGACCACATGGAGGTCAGGTTCGACCTCGACACCCAGGCCCGGGAGGAGGCCGAGAAGCTGGGGCTGCCGGTCTCCCGGGCCCGGACCGTCGGCGCCGACCCGCGCTTCGCCGCCGCCGTCCGCGAGCTGGTGCTGGAGCGCGCCGCCTCGTCCCGCGGCGAGCGGCCGGAGCGCTGCGCGCTGGGTAGGCTCGGAGCCGGTCACGACCTGTGCCCGGTCGGCTGCTGCCCGGCGGCGCGCAACGCCGCCCCGGCGGCGGCCGGCGCGGACTGGACCGACTGA
- a CDS encoding inositol monophosphatase family protein: MTTLQQELLDLALEAAGLAGALLRDGRPEDLGVAATKSSSVDVVTEMDLAAEKLITELIADRRPADGLLGEEGAAVAGSSGVRWVIDPLDGTVNYLYGLPAWSVSIAAELDGATVVGVVAVPSRGETVRAVLGGGAFLDDGRRDRRLACRPAPPMERALIGTGFGYLRERRVQQAEVARELIPRLRDIRRGGSAAIDLCDVAAGRLDGYYERGLQPWDHAAGVLIASEAGALVGGRPGAAPSGELTVAAAAGLFEPLQQALEELGAWHD, translated from the coding sequence ATGACCACGCTCCAGCAGGAACTGCTCGATCTCGCCCTCGAAGCCGCGGGCCTGGCCGGGGCGCTGCTGCGCGACGGCCGACCGGAGGACCTGGGCGTGGCCGCGACCAAGTCCAGCTCGGTGGACGTGGTCACCGAGATGGACCTCGCGGCCGAGAAGCTGATCACCGAGCTGATCGCCGACCGCCGTCCGGCGGACGGGTTGCTCGGCGAGGAGGGCGCGGCGGTGGCGGGCAGCTCCGGCGTGCGCTGGGTGATCGACCCGCTCGACGGCACCGTCAACTACCTCTACGGGCTGCCCGCGTGGTCGGTGAGCATCGCCGCCGAGCTGGACGGCGCGACCGTGGTCGGCGTGGTCGCGGTGCCCTCGCGCGGCGAGACGGTGCGCGCCGTGCTGGGGGGCGGGGCGTTCCTGGACGACGGACGGCGGGACCGGCGGCTCGCCTGCCGCCCGGCACCGCCGATGGAGCGGGCGCTGATCGGTACCGGCTTCGGCTACCTGCGTGAACGCCGGGTCCAGCAGGCGGAGGTGGCAAGGGAGTTGATCCCGCGGCTGCGGGACATCCGGCGCGGTGGCTCGGCGGCGATCGATCTCTGCGACGTGGCCGCCGGGCGGTTGGACGGCTACTACGAGCGCGGACTGCAGCCGTGGGACCACGCCGCGGGGGTGCTGATCGCGAGCGAGGCGGGCGCCCTGGTCGGCGGCCGGCCCGGCGCGGCCCCCTCCGGGGAGCTGACCGTGGCGGCGGCGGCCGGGCTGTTCGAACCCCTGCAGCAGGCGCTGGAGGAACTGGGGGCGTGGCACGACTGA
- a CDS encoding DUF4193 domain-containing protein, with amino-acid sequence MATDYDTPRKTDDDLNEDSIEELKARRNEKSTSSVDVDEFEAAEGLELPGADLSNEELSVRVLPRQADEFTCMSCFLVHHRSQLASEKNGNPICRDCAA; translated from the coding sequence ATGGCTACTGACTACGACACCCCACGCAAGACCGATGACGACCTCAACGAGGACAGCATCGAGGAGCTGAAGGCCCGTCGGAACGAGAAGTCGACCAGCTCGGTCGACGTCGACGAGTTCGAGGCCGCAGAAGGCCTGGAACTGCCCGGCGCGGACCTCAGCAACGAGGAGCTCTCGGTCCGGGTGCTGCCGCGCCAGGCCGACGAGTTCACCTGCATGAGCTGCTTCCTGGTGCACCACCGGAGCCAGCTCGCGAGCGAGAAGAACGGCAACCCCATCTGCCGGGACTGCGCAGCCTGA
- a CDS encoding sensor histidine kinase — MAESSPEPDAPRPWPGNEAHLSILPFRPTLRIRLTMFYGGMFLLAGLVMVLVMYVFVSQAFHKVGHMPYFEVGPDVTIKTHDGTTLTGDQLNQWIAAQEAGTSSRSLHTLVLKSISALIALLILAVAFGYAMAGRVLQPIGRITRTARKVASSDMHRRIDLDGPDDELKELADTFDEMLERLDRSFESQRKFVANASHELRTPLAINRTLLEVQLADPETSPDLQQLGRTLLATNERSEQLVEGLLLLARSDNELVDRRPVDLEEVARQALEQTRTEAAARGIRLTSALEPAVVSGNGVLLERIALNLIQNAVRYNLPADGWVEVAVGAVEGAGELVVTNAGPVVPGYELEHIFEPFRRVRSKERTRSDKGVGLGLSIVRSVVRAHGGAIEAVARPEGGLVMRVRIPNG, encoded by the coding sequence ATGGCCGAGAGCTCCCCCGAACCCGACGCGCCCCGGCCCTGGCCGGGGAACGAGGCGCATCTGTCGATACTGCCGTTCCGGCCGACCCTGCGGATCCGGCTGACCATGTTCTACGGCGGGATGTTCCTGCTGGCCGGACTGGTGATGGTGCTGGTCATGTACGTGTTCGTGTCGCAGGCGTTCCACAAGGTCGGCCACATGCCGTACTTCGAGGTGGGCCCGGACGTCACCATCAAGACCCACGACGGGACCACGCTCACCGGCGACCAGCTGAACCAGTGGATCGCCGCCCAGGAGGCCGGCACCTCGTCCCGGTCGCTGCACACCCTGGTGCTGAAGTCGATAAGCGCGCTGATCGCGCTGCTGATCCTGGCCGTGGCCTTCGGTTACGCGATGGCCGGACGGGTGCTCCAGCCGATCGGCCGGATCACCCGCACCGCGCGCAAGGTGGCCAGTTCGGACATGCACCGCCGGATCGACCTGGACGGCCCCGACGACGAGCTCAAGGAGCTCGCCGACACCTTCGACGAGATGCTGGAGCGGCTCGACCGCTCGTTCGAGTCCCAGCGGAAGTTCGTCGCCAACGCCTCGCACGAGCTGCGCACCCCGCTGGCGATCAACCGCACCCTGCTGGAGGTCCAGCTCGCCGACCCGGAGACCTCGCCCGACCTCCAGCAGCTGGGCCGGACCCTGCTGGCGACCAACGAGCGCAGCGAGCAGCTGGTCGAGGGGCTGCTGCTGCTGGCCAGGAGCGACAACGAGCTGGTGGACCGGCGCCCGGTCGACCTGGAGGAGGTCGCCCGGCAGGCGCTGGAGCAGACCAGGACCGAGGCGGCGGCCCGGGGGATCCGGCTGACCAGCGCCCTGGAACCGGCCGTGGTCTCCGGCAACGGGGTGCTGCTGGAGCGGATCGCGCTGAACCTGATCCAGAACGCGGTGCGCTACAACCTGCCGGCCGACGGCTGGGTCGAGGTCGCGGTGGGGGCGGTGGAGGGGGCCGGCGAGCTGGTGGTGACCAATGCCGGACCGGTCGTCCCCGGGTATGAGTTGGAGCACATCTTCGAACCTTTCCGGCGGGTCAGGAGCAAGGAGCGGACCCGCAGCGACAAGGGCGTGGGTCTCGGTCTCTCCATCGTCCGCTCGGTGGTGCGGGCCCACGGCGGCGCGATAGAGGCCGTTGCCCGCCCCGAGGGCGGCCTGGTGATGCGGGTGCGCATCCCGAACGGCTGA
- a CDS encoding MFS transporter, which translates to MLSTYRRIFDAPGSLGFSAAGFISRMPLSMTGIGIVTMLSTLRGDYGLAGAVSATLALSSAVLGPQVSRLVDRFGQSRVILRATGVTVLAMGALLLCARWDAPDWTLFAAASVAGCMPSMGSLVRARWALIYRGSAQLHTAYSFESVVDEIVFIIGPILSVGLCTAAFPEAGPLVAMVCLASGVALFAVQRGTEPPLHPTVQQGRGTSAIRTPGLWVLVLTFVGVGAVFGSVDVVTVAFADHLHHKAMSSLVLAVYALGSCIAGIVFGTLKLHGPLSRRFLVGIICMTVSMLPLLFVKNLVALALALFVAGLSISPTMVTTMGLVERIVPASKLTEGMTWTTTGLAVGVALGSSAAGWVVDGAGASAGFRVTVAAAALAAVTAFLGARRLRSAPEQQERAHVDEQQRQHQPG; encoded by the coding sequence GTGCTGTCCACCTACCGCCGGATCTTCGACGCGCCCGGAAGCCTCGGCTTCTCCGCCGCCGGATTCATATCGCGGATGCCGCTGTCGATGACCGGCATCGGGATCGTCACCATGCTGTCCACCCTCCGCGGCGACTACGGACTGGCCGGTGCGGTGTCGGCGACGCTGGCGCTCTCCTCGGCGGTGCTGGGGCCGCAGGTCTCCCGGCTGGTGGACCGGTTCGGGCAGAGCCGGGTGATCCTCCGGGCGACCGGGGTGACCGTGCTGGCCATGGGCGCGCTGCTGCTCTGCGCCCGCTGGGACGCACCCGACTGGACGCTCTTCGCCGCCGCCTCGGTGGCCGGCTGCATGCCGAGCATGGGCTCGCTGGTGCGGGCCCGCTGGGCGCTGATCTACCGGGGCTCGGCGCAGCTCCACACCGCCTACTCGTTCGAGTCGGTGGTGGACGAGATCGTCTTCATCATCGGCCCGATCCTCTCGGTGGGACTGTGCACGGCCGCCTTTCCCGAGGCCGGGCCACTGGTGGCGATGGTCTGCCTGGCGTCCGGGGTGGCGCTGTTCGCCGTCCAGCGGGGCACCGAGCCGCCACTGCACCCGACGGTCCAGCAGGGCCGCGGGACCTCCGCCATCCGCACCCCCGGACTGTGGGTGCTGGTGCTGACCTTCGTCGGCGTCGGCGCGGTCTTCGGCTCGGTGGACGTGGTGACCGTGGCCTTCGCCGACCACCTGCACCACAAGGCGATGTCCAGCCTGGTCCTGGCGGTCTACGCGCTCGGCTCCTGCATCGCCGGAATCGTCTTCGGGACGCTGAAGCTGCACGGACCCTTGTCCAGGAGGTTCCTGGTGGGGATCATCTGCATGACGGTGAGTATGCTGCCCCTCCTATTCGTGAAGAACCTCGTGGCCCTGGCGTTGGCCCTGTTCGTCGCCGGGTTGTCCATCTCCCCGACCATGGTCACCACCATGGGGCTGGTGGAACGGATCGTCCCCGCCTCCAAGCTCACCGAGGGGATGACCTGGACCACCACCGGGCTCGCCGTCGGCGTGGCCCTGGGCTCCTCGGCGGCCGGCTGGGTGGTGGACGGCGCGGGGGCATCGGCCGGCTTCCGGGTGACCGTGGCCGCTGCCGCCCTCGCCGCGGTCACGGCGTTCCTCGGGGCACGCCGACTGCGGTCGGCGCCGGAACAGCAGGAGCGTGCGCATGTCGACGAGCAGCAGCGGCAGCACCAGCCCGGGTAG
- a CDS encoding DUF3710 domain-containing protein has protein sequence MFRRRAKSEDAVDQHDGLDQDALDEDDVEQSADSEDVAGVDSEGEDEEWAALPPAPRPDGPWDSTEVENAAEGRVDLGGLLVPGVDGMELRVEVAGDSIVAATLVLGSSAIQLQAFAAPRSEGIWGEVRNEIASGITQQGGIVDTEEGPLGWGLRAQVPVQLPDGKHGVQLVRFVGCDGPRWFLRGVISGQAAVQPESAQVLEQVFRETVVVRGDTPMAPRDPIVLKLPEDAQMVADGLPQQAPAEEVPNRFSGDPMNPFERGPEITEIR, from the coding sequence GTGTTCCGTCGTCGCGCCAAGAGCGAGGACGCTGTCGATCAGCACGACGGCCTTGACCAGGACGCCCTGGACGAGGACGACGTCGAGCAGTCCGCTGACAGCGAGGACGTCGCAGGTGTCGACTCCGAGGGGGAGGACGAGGAGTGGGCGGCGCTGCCGCCGGCGCCGCGCCCCGACGGCCCCTGGGACTCCACCGAGGTGGAGAACGCCGCGGAGGGCCGGGTGGACCTCGGCGGTCTGCTGGTGCCGGGCGTGGATGGCATGGAGCTGCGGGTCGAGGTCGCCGGTGACTCGATCGTCGCGGCCACCCTGGTGCTGGGCAGCAGTGCGATCCAGTTGCAGGCGTTCGCCGCGCCCAGGTCCGAGGGGATCTGGGGCGAGGTCCGCAACGAGATCGCCTCGGGCATCACCCAGCAGGGCGGCATCGTCGACACCGAGGAGGGCCCGCTGGGCTGGGGCCTGCGGGCCCAGGTCCCGGTGCAGCTCCCGGACGGGAAGCACGGCGTCCAGCTGGTGCGCTTCGTGGGCTGCGACGGTCCGCGCTGGTTCCTGCGCGGGGTGATCTCCGGCCAGGCCGCGGTCCAGCCGGAGTCGGCGCAGGTGCTGGAGCAGGTCTTCCGGGAGACGGTGGTGGTCCGCGGCGACACGCCGATGGCGCCGCGCGACCCGATCGTGCTGAAGCTGCCCGAGGACGCCCAGATGGTGGCGGACGGGCTGCCGCAGCAGGCGCCCGCCGAGGAGGTCCCGAACCGCTTCAGCGGCGACCCGATGAACCCCTTCGAGCGCGGTCCGGAGATCACCGAGATCCGCTGA
- a CDS encoding acyl-ACP desaturase: MSDTDLILALEEVVERELNRHLGVAKEWMPHEYVPWSKGRDFDGLMGGEAWAVDQSPVSDIGRISLVVNLLTEDNLPSYHHEIATMFGREGAWGTWVHQWTAEEGRHAIVMRDYLLTARAVDPVALEQARMTHMAEGFTSDNSHSMLHSVAYVAFQELATRISHRNTGHHSGDPVCDRMLARIATDENLHMVFYRNLLKAALEIAPDQAVRAVADVVTGFRMPGHGMPGFERAAAQMAIGGIYNLRIHHDDVLQPVLRHLRVAELTGLGPVGLQAQQELGMYLEGLDTQATRFDERRAALLARRAAAQAAKG, translated from the coding sequence ATGTCCGACACGGACCTGATCCTCGCCCTCGAAGAGGTGGTGGAGCGGGAGCTCAACCGGCACCTCGGGGTGGCCAAGGAGTGGATGCCGCACGAGTACGTCCCGTGGAGCAAGGGGCGCGACTTCGACGGGCTGATGGGCGGCGAGGCGTGGGCCGTGGACCAGTCCCCGGTCAGTGACATCGGCCGGATCTCGCTGGTGGTCAACCTGCTGACCGAGGACAACCTCCCCAGCTACCACCACGAGATCGCCACCATGTTCGGCCGCGAGGGCGCCTGGGGCACCTGGGTGCACCAGTGGACGGCCGAGGAGGGCCGGCACGCCATCGTGATGCGGGACTACCTGCTGACCGCCCGCGCGGTCGACCCGGTCGCCCTGGAGCAGGCCCGGATGACCCACATGGCCGAGGGCTTCACCTCCGACAACAGCCACTCGATGCTCCACTCGGTGGCCTATGTGGCCTTCCAGGAGCTGGCCACCCGGATCTCGCACCGCAACACCGGCCACCACTCCGGCGACCCGGTCTGCGACCGGATGCTGGCCCGGATCGCCACCGACGAGAACCTGCACATGGTCTTCTACCGGAACCTGCTCAAGGCCGCCCTGGAGATCGCCCCGGACCAGGCCGTCCGGGCCGTCGCCGACGTGGTCACCGGCTTCCGGATGCCCGGCCACGGAATGCCCGGTTTCGAGCGGGCCGCCGCGCAGATGGCCATCGGCGGGATCTACAACCTGCGGATCCACCACGACGACGTGCTCCAGCCGGTGCTGCGCCACCTCCGGGTGGCGGAGCTCACCGGCCTCGGCCCGGTCGGCCTCCAGGCGCAGCAGGAGCTCGGGATGTACCTGGAGGGCCTGGACACCCAGGCCACCCGCTTCGACGAGCGCCGGGCGGCCCTGCTGGCCCGCCGTGCCGCCGCCCAGGCGGCCAAGGGCTGA
- a CDS encoding response regulator transcription factor, whose protein sequence is MRVLVVEDEQLLADAVATGLRREAMAVDVVYDGQAALDRIGVNEYDVVVLDRDLPLVHGDDVLRGIIDEGLATRVLMLTAASDISDRVEGLELGADDYLPKPFAFSELVARVRALGRRATTPLPPVLERAGITLDPGRREVLRDGNPVALAPKEFAVLEVLMRAGGAVVSAEQLLEKAWDEHTDPFTNVVRVTVMTLRRKLGEPPVIVTVPGSGYRV, encoded by the coding sequence TTGCGGGTTCTTGTGGTCGAGGACGAGCAGCTGCTCGCCGACGCCGTCGCCACCGGCCTCCGTCGGGAGGCCATGGCCGTGGACGTGGTCTACGACGGCCAGGCCGCCCTGGACCGGATCGGGGTGAACGAGTACGACGTGGTCGTGCTGGACCGCGACCTGCCGCTGGTCCACGGCGACGACGTGCTGCGCGGCATCATCGACGAGGGGCTGGCGACCCGGGTGCTGATGCTCACCGCCGCCAGCGACATCAGCGACCGGGTGGAGGGCCTGGAGCTGGGCGCCGACGACTACCTGCCCAAGCCGTTCGCCTTCAGCGAACTGGTGGCCCGGGTCCGCGCCCTCGGCCGCCGGGCGACCACCCCGCTGCCGCCGGTGCTGGAGCGCGCCGGGATCACCCTCGACCCGGGCCGCCGGGAGGTGCTGCGGGACGGCAACCCGGTCGCGCTGGCGCCCAAGGAGTTCGCGGTGCTGGAGGTGCTGATGCGGGCCGGCGGCGCGGTGGTCTCCGCCGAGCAGCTGCTGGAGAAGGCCTGGGACGAGCACACCGACCCGTTCACCAACGTGGTCCGGGTGACCGTGATGACGCTGCGCCGCAAGCTCGGCGAGCCGCCGGTGATCGTCACCGTGCCCGGTTCGGGATACCGGGTCTGA
- a CDS encoding D-arabinono-1,4-lactone oxidase, translating into MSTSSSGSTSPGSGTAWSNWAGNQSARPRRSVSPGSVEELAAAVRSAAADGLPVKAVGAGHSFTSIAVTDGVLVRPDRLTAVREVDHRGGTVTVESGLPLERLNLLLEYAGLALTNMGDIMVQTVAGATGTGTHGTGRDSASISAQIRGLELVLADGTVTTCSPTENPELFAGARLGLGALGVVSAITFGVEPAFLLTAREQPMVFDEVLDRFEELTTENEHFEFYWFPHTEGCSTKANNRSAGPAAPLPAFKHWLDDDFLSNTVWEGACRVGRRFPKAVPGIAKIASKAWSERSYTDTSYKVFTSPRRVRFVEMEYAVPREAATTVLRELKSLVERSDWQISFPVEVRVAPADDVWLSTANGRDTAYIAVHLYRGTREQGYFTEVEKLMTAHRGRPHWGKLHTRDAAYLAEHYPHFADFTALRDKVDPERRFGNDYLRRVLGD; encoded by the coding sequence ATGTCGACGAGCAGCAGCGGCAGCACCAGCCCGGGTAGCGGGACCGCCTGGAGCAACTGGGCCGGCAACCAGAGCGCCCGGCCGCGCCGCAGCGTCTCCCCCGGCTCGGTGGAGGAACTGGCCGCGGCGGTCCGCTCGGCCGCCGCGGACGGGCTGCCGGTCAAGGCCGTCGGCGCCGGGCACTCGTTCACCTCGATAGCCGTCACCGACGGTGTGCTGGTCCGGCCGGACCGGCTGACCGCCGTCCGCGAGGTCGACCACCGGGGCGGCACGGTCACCGTCGAGTCGGGGCTGCCGCTGGAGCGGCTGAACCTGCTGCTGGAGTACGCCGGGCTGGCGCTCACCAACATGGGCGACATCATGGTGCAGACCGTGGCCGGCGCGACCGGCACCGGCACCCACGGCACCGGGCGCGACTCGGCCTCGATCTCGGCCCAGATCCGGGGCCTGGAGCTGGTGCTGGCCGACGGCACGGTCACCACCTGCTCGCCGACCGAGAACCCGGAGCTGTTCGCCGGGGCCCGGCTCGGCCTCGGCGCGCTCGGCGTGGTCAGTGCGATCACCTTCGGCGTCGAGCCGGCCTTCCTGCTGACCGCGCGGGAGCAGCCGATGGTCTTCGACGAGGTGCTCGACCGCTTCGAGGAGCTGACCACCGAGAACGAGCACTTCGAGTTCTACTGGTTCCCGCACACCGAGGGCTGCAGCACCAAGGCCAACAACCGCAGCGCGGGCCCGGCCGCGCCGCTGCCCGCCTTCAAGCACTGGCTGGACGACGACTTCCTCTCCAACACCGTCTGGGAGGGCGCCTGCCGGGTCGGCCGGCGGTTCCCGAAGGCCGTCCCCGGCATCGCGAAGATCGCCAGCAAGGCCTGGTCCGAGCGCAGTTACACGGACACCTCCTACAAGGTCTTCACCAGCCCGCGCCGGGTGCGCTTCGTCGAGATGGAGTACGCGGTCCCGCGCGAGGCCGCCACCACCGTGCTCCGGGAGCTGAAGTCGCTGGTGGAGCGCAGCGACTGGCAGATCAGCTTCCCGGTCGAGGTCAGGGTCGCCCCCGCCGACGACGTCTGGCTGTCGACCGCCAACGGCCGCGACACCGCCTACATCGCCGTGCACCTCTACCGGGGCACCCGGGAGCAGGGCTACTTCACCGAGGTCGAGAAGCTCATGACGGCGCACCGGGGCCGTCCGCACTGGGGCAAGCTGCACACCCGGGACGCGGCCTACCTGGCCGAGCACTACCCGCACTTCGCGGACTTCACCGCGCTGCGCGACAAGGTCGACCCGGAGCGCCGCTTCGGCAACGACTACCTGCGGCGCGTTCTCGGCGACTGA
- a CDS encoding DUF3093 domain-containing protein — translation MYDERLTAPPAMWLLPVGSAISFGLIFMIFGPVPGLIGLVAGGAAAAVLLSSYGSARIRVVQGLLVAGEARIPVEALGEAHPMDREESFAWRTHKANGRAFMLLRSYIPTAIRVDVTDPKDPTPYVYLSTRTPDALAEALVTARAEAARQTAAQGQ, via the coding sequence ATGTACGACGAACGCCTCACGGCTCCGCCCGCCATGTGGCTGCTCCCGGTGGGCAGCGCCATCTCCTTCGGCCTGATCTTCATGATCTTCGGCCCGGTCCCGGGCCTGATCGGCCTCGTCGCCGGCGGTGCCGCCGCCGCCGTGCTGCTCAGCTCCTACGGCTCCGCCCGGATCCGCGTGGTCCAGGGGCTGCTGGTCGCCGGGGAGGCCCGGATCCCGGTGGAGGCCCTCGGCGAGGCGCACCCGATGGACCGGGAGGAGTCCTTCGCCTGGCGCACCCACAAGGCCAACGGGCGCGCCTTCATGCTGCTGCGCTCCTACATCCCGACCGCCATCCGGGTGGACGTCACCGATCCCAAGGACCCCACCCCGTACGTCTACCTGTCCACCCGGACGCCGGACGCGCTGGCCGAGGCACTGGTGACCGCCCGGGCCGAGGCGGCCCGGCAGACGGCCGCCCAGGGGCAGTAG